One window from the genome of Castellaniella sp. MT123 encodes:
- the upp gene encoding uracil phosphoribosyltransferase: protein MPIHEIHHPLIRHKLGLMRRADLSTKNFREMAQEIGALLTYEATKDLPLEASRITGWAGELDVEKLAGKKVTVVPILRAGIGMLDGVLSLIPGAKVSAVGIARNEETLKAQPYLEKLVGQLDQRLALIVDPMLATGGSMVAAIDMLKQAGCRNVRALVLVAAPEGIAAVDRAHPDVHIYTASIDDHLNQDGYIIPGLGDAGDRIFGTRQKPD, encoded by the coding sequence ATGCCCATCCACGAAATCCACCACCCCTTGATCCGTCACAAACTGGGCCTGATGCGGCGGGCGGACCTCAGCACGAAGAATTTCCGTGAAATGGCGCAGGAAATCGGTGCCTTGCTCACCTACGAGGCCACCAAGGACCTGCCACTGGAGGCCTCCCGCATCACCGGCTGGGCGGGCGAACTGGATGTCGAAAAGCTGGCCGGAAAGAAAGTCACGGTCGTGCCCATCCTGCGCGCCGGGATCGGCATGCTCGATGGTGTGCTCAGCCTGATTCCGGGGGCCAAGGTCAGCGCCGTGGGCATCGCCCGCAACGAGGAAACCCTGAAGGCCCAGCCCTATCTGGAAAAACTGGTTGGACAGCTGGATCAACGCCTGGCGCTGATCGTCGATCCCATGCTGGCGACGGGCGGCTCCATGGTGGCCGCCATCGACATGCTCAAGCAGGCGGGCTGCCGCAACGTACGCGCGCTGGTGCTGGTGGCCGCCCCCGAGGGTATCGCCGCTGTGGATCGCGCCCATCCGGATGTGCATATCTACACGGCATCCATCGACGACCACCTGAACCAGGATGGCTACATCATCCCGGGGCTGGGGGATGCGGGGGACCGGATCTTTGGCACGCGCCAGAAGCCGGATTGA
- a CDS encoding LysR substrate-binding domain-containing protein, whose product MTFESDCAYRRRLESWLSADQVVAERIIELASYHAIIGCVASGMGIALVPQSLLEKLNVGETVSIHPLPPALARVTTVLIHRREKISGAVEALLRILCDGSAEKACAGQP is encoded by the coding sequence CTGACCTTTGAATCCGACTGCGCGTACCGTCGACGCTTGGAGAGTTGGCTGAGTGCCGACCAAGTGGTGGCCGAACGGATTATCGAACTGGCTTCCTACCACGCGATCATCGGCTGCGTGGCTTCCGGCATGGGCATCGCGCTGGTGCCGCAAAGCCTGCTCGAAAAGCTCAACGTCGGCGAAACAGTATCGATCCATCCGCTGCCACCCGCACTGGCGCGCGTGACCACGGTACTGATCCACCGCCGCGAAAAAATCAGTGGCGCGGTGGAGGCACTGCTGCGGATACTGTGCGACGGCAGCGCGGAAAAAGCGTGCGCTGGTCAGCCTTAG
- the tgt gene encoding tRNA guanosine(34) transglycosylase Tgt, producing MTGLQFDLLHTDGAARRGRLTLNHGVVQTPIFMPVGTYGSVKAMLPHELEDIGAQIVLGNTFHLWLRPGTDVLDHHGGLHGFMQWDRPILTDSGGFQVFSLDGMRKITEEGVRFASPIDGSRQFLSPEESMRIQRSLNSDIVMVLDECTPYRIGDRPATHEEAAASMRMSLRWARRSRQAFQDLRNPNALFGIIQGGMYEDLRDESLAGLTDIGFEGYAIGGLSVGEPKEDMMRVLAHVAPRMPAGAPRYLMGVGTPEDLVEGVRQGVDMFDCVMPTRNARNGWLFTRYGDVKIRNARYRDDTRPLDPDCRCHTCSHFSRSYLHHLQRVGEITGARLNTLHNLHFYLNLMADMREAIEQDRFESWRQAFLRDRARGIE from the coding sequence ATGACCGGATTGCAATTCGACCTGCTGCACACGGACGGCGCCGCGCGGCGCGGCCGCCTGACCCTGAACCACGGCGTCGTCCAGACGCCGATCTTCATGCCCGTGGGCACCTACGGCAGCGTCAAGGCCATGTTGCCGCACGAACTGGAAGACATCGGCGCCCAGATCGTGCTGGGCAACACCTTCCACCTGTGGCTGCGCCCCGGCACCGACGTTCTGGATCATCACGGCGGCCTGCATGGCTTCATGCAATGGGATCGTCCGATCCTGACCGATTCGGGCGGATTCCAGGTTTTCAGCCTGGACGGCATGCGCAAAATCACGGAAGAAGGCGTGCGTTTCGCGTCTCCCATCGACGGGTCGCGGCAGTTCCTGTCACCGGAAGAATCCATGCGCATCCAGCGCAGCCTGAATTCCGACATCGTCATGGTGCTGGACGAGTGCACACCCTACCGGATCGGCGACCGGCCCGCCACGCACGAAGAAGCGGCCGCCTCCATGCGCATGTCGCTACGCTGGGCGCGCCGTTCGCGCCAGGCGTTTCAGGATCTGCGCAACCCCAATGCGCTGTTCGGCATCATCCAGGGGGGCATGTACGAAGATCTGCGCGACGAGTCGCTGGCCGGCCTGACCGACATCGGCTTCGAGGGCTACGCGATCGGCGGCCTGTCGGTGGGCGAACCCAAGGAAGACATGATGCGGGTGCTGGCTCACGTCGCGCCGCGCATGCCGGCCGGCGCGCCCCGCTACCTGATGGGCGTGGGCACCCCGGAAGATCTGGTCGAGGGTGTGCGCCAGGGCGTGGACATGTTCGACTGCGTGATGCCGACCCGAAACGCGCGCAACGGCTGGCTTTTCACCCGCTACGGCGACGTGAAGATCCGCAACGCCCGCTACCGCGACGATACACGCCCCCTGGATCCGGACTGCCGCTGTCACACCTGCAGTCATTTCTCGCGATCCTACCTGCATCATCTGCAGCGGGTGGGCGAAATCACCGGCGCTCGGCTCAACACCCTGCACAACCTGCATTTTTACCTGAATCTGATGGCCGATATGCGCGAGGCCATCGAGCAGGACCGTTTCGAATCCTGGCGCCAGGCATTCCTGCGTGACCGGGCGCGCGGAATCGAATGA
- a CDS encoding DUF883 family protein yields the protein MAIRKSIPTQSAGDALIEDLKSSLDRAEQLLREAADATGDKATDLRARALQALDQGRAVLSETQETLLEQGRKVAHDTDEYVQSNPWKAVGIAGVAGLLLGALLSRR from the coding sequence ATGGCCATACGCAAATCCATTCCCACCCAATCCGCGGGTGACGCCCTGATCGAAGATCTGAAGTCCAGCCTGGATCGGGCTGAACAGCTGCTGCGCGAGGCGGCCGATGCCACCGGCGATAAGGCGACCGACCTGCGCGCCCGCGCGCTGCAGGCTCTGGATCAGGGGCGCGCCGTGCTGTCGGAAACCCAGGAAACGCTGCTGGAGCAGGGACGCAAGGTCGCCCACGATACGGATGAATACGTCCAGTCCAACCCCTGGAAGGCTGTTGGGATCGCGGGGGTTGCCGGTCTGCTGCTGGGCGCGCTGCTGTCGCGGCGCTGA
- a CDS encoding UbiD family decarboxylase produces MKYRDLRDFIAQLERQGQLKRIAHPVSTTLEMTEISDRVLRSGGPALLFENAQHGGRTSDIPVLANLFGTPQRVAWGMGADDVSALRDVGELLASLREPTPPQGMRDALSKVALLKSALWDMNPRQVRSAPCQEIVIEGQDVDLNALPLQSCWPDDVAPLLTWGLVITRGPNARRQNLGIYRQQLIGRNKLIMRWLSHRGGALDFRDHRLAHPGEPFPIAVALGTDPATLLAAVTPIPDSLSEYQFAGLLRGSRTELAAALGSGLQVPAQAEIVLEGHILPASDPRAHRPDVPDGVSAPPDTGYEMALEGPYGDHTGYYNEQDWFPVFTVERITHRRNPIYHSTYTGKPPDEPAILGVALNEVFVPLLKRQFPEIMDFYLPPEGCSYRLAVVSIRKQYPGHAKRILFGLWSVLRQFMYTKFIVVVDEDIDTRNWAEVIWAMTTRMDPVRDTLLVENTPIDYLDFASPVSGLGGKMGLDATNKWPGETQREWGRPIRMSDEVKQRVDAIWDQLGL; encoded by the coding sequence GTGAAATACCGCGACCTTCGGGACTTCATCGCCCAGCTTGAGCGCCAGGGCCAGCTCAAACGCATCGCGCACCCCGTCTCCACGACGCTGGAAATGACCGAGATCAGCGACCGGGTGCTGCGATCGGGTGGTCCCGCCTTGCTGTTCGAGAATGCCCAACACGGCGGCCGGACCAGCGACATTCCGGTCCTGGCAAACCTGTTTGGCACGCCGCAACGGGTCGCCTGGGGAATGGGCGCGGATGACGTCTCCGCCCTGCGCGACGTCGGCGAACTGCTGGCCTCGCTGCGCGAGCCGACGCCACCGCAGGGCATGCGCGACGCCCTGTCCAAGGTTGCGCTGCTGAAATCCGCCCTGTGGGACATGAATCCGCGCCAGGTCCGCTCGGCGCCCTGCCAGGAAATTGTCATCGAAGGACAGGACGTGGACCTGAACGCCCTGCCGCTGCAAAGCTGCTGGCCCGACGACGTGGCACCGCTGCTGACCTGGGGCCTGGTGATCACGCGCGGGCCCAACGCCCGGCGCCAGAATCTGGGCATCTACCGCCAGCAGCTCATCGGCCGCAACAAACTCATCATGCGCTGGCTGTCGCATCGTGGCGGCGCACTGGATTTCCGCGATCACCGGCTGGCCCACCCGGGCGAGCCCTTCCCGATCGCCGTGGCTCTGGGTACCGATCCCGCCACGCTGCTGGCGGCCGTGACACCCATCCCCGACAGCCTGTCCGAATACCAATTTGCCGGCTTGCTGCGGGGATCGCGCACCGAACTGGCGGCCGCGCTGGGCAGCGGCCTGCAGGTTCCGGCCCAGGCCGAGATCGTCCTGGAAGGCCATATCCTGCCCGCCTCGGATCCGCGCGCGCATCGGCCGGATGTCCCGGATGGCGTCTCGGCCCCGCCGGACACCGGCTACGAAATGGCGCTGGAAGGCCCTTACGGCGACCACACCGGCTATTACAACGAACAGGACTGGTTCCCGGTGTTCACCGTCGAACGCATCACCCACCGGCGCAACCCCATCTACCACAGTACCTATACCGGCAAGCCGCCCGACGAGCCCGCAATCCTGGGCGTGGCGCTGAACGAGGTCTTCGTGCCCTTGCTCAAGCGCCAGTTCCCCGAGATCATGGATTTTTACCTGCCCCCCGAAGGCTGCAGCTACCGCCTGGCGGTGGTATCGATCCGCAAGCAGTACCCCGGCCACGCCAAGCGCATCCTGTTTGGCCTGTGGAGCGTGCTGCGCCAGTTCATGTACACCAAGTTCATCGTCGTGGTGGACGAGGATATCGACACGCGCAATTGGGCCGAGGTCATCTGGGCCATGACCACCCGCATGGACCCGGTGCGCGACACGCTATTGGTCGAAAACACCCCGATCGATTATCTGGACTTTGCCTCGCCGGTGTCCGGCCTGGGCGGCAAGATGGGGCTGGACGCCACCAACAAATGGCCGGGGGAGACCCAGCGCGAATGGGGACGCCCGATCCGGATGTCCGATGAGGTCAAGCAACGGGTGGACGCCATCTGGGATCAGTTGGGCCTGTAG
- the dacB gene encoding D-alanyl-D-alanine carboxypeptidase/D-alanyl-D-alanine-endopeptidase, with product MGRAAQQRNRRQSFQPEDQSARTWSGWRRLACNALAIGVLAGAAASVAAQALPPELQKAWKATRLPDSSLSLEIREAGGPVISRINAGVPRNPASVMKTVTTWSALSTLGPDYVWRTQFLANAGARVDDQGTLQGPLYVKAAGDPWFTVQDLWNVLRELRLRGIKNLSDVVVDRSLFGNVSIDPGEFDDSPDRPYNASPDAMMVGFGATRVLFQPDEKNRQWIPIIDPPTRNVRVEGRVDWEEGRCKPATGFSVDARVQSGITTVRVAGKATGSCGEFSIYRLAGSQADHFEALFRLLWQELGGTLGRGFQNGRVPAKTEVLAWHDSPVLADVIRQINKHSNNVMARMTLLTLAADLNGPGATPESGDRAVQQVLTRQKIDLTGWVLDNGSGLSRQGRVTAQGLAQMLDVAWRSPLMPEFVSSLSIAGMDGTMRKRLRSADTRGQAHMKTGTLKDSRALAGYVRGVSGKRYIVVSLVNHPGAAAVRPFDDEIVRWLANR from the coding sequence ATGGGTCGGGCGGCGCAGCAGCGGAATCGGCGACAATCTTTTCAGCCAGAAGACCAGTCCGCCAGGACGTGGTCAGGGTGGCGGCGCCTGGCGTGCAATGCACTGGCGATCGGTGTGCTGGCGGGGGCCGCTGCGTCTGTCGCCGCGCAGGCCTTGCCGCCCGAACTGCAGAAGGCCTGGAAGGCCACCCGGCTGCCTGATTCATCGCTGTCGCTCGAAATCCGCGAGGCGGGCGGGCCGGTGATCAGCCGGATCAATGCCGGCGTACCACGCAATCCGGCTTCCGTCATGAAGACCGTCACCACGTGGTCGGCCCTGTCCACGCTGGGGCCGGACTATGTCTGGCGCACGCAGTTTCTGGCCAATGCCGGCGCCCGGGTCGACGACCAGGGCACGCTGCAGGGGCCGTTGTATGTCAAAGCGGCGGGCGACCCCTGGTTCACGGTCCAGGATCTGTGGAACGTTCTGCGTGAACTGCGTCTGCGCGGGATCAAGAACCTCTCCGACGTCGTGGTGGACCGTAGTCTGTTCGGTAATGTGTCCATCGACCCGGGCGAATTCGATGATTCGCCCGACCGTCCCTACAATGCCAGCCCGGACGCGATGATGGTCGGCTTCGGGGCGACGCGGGTCCTGTTCCAGCCCGACGAGAAGAACCGCCAGTGGATCCCGATCATCGATCCGCCGACCCGCAATGTCCGGGTCGAAGGGCGTGTGGATTGGGAAGAAGGCCGCTGCAAGCCGGCCACCGGGTTCTCGGTGGATGCGCGGGTCCAGAGCGGCATCACGACGGTGCGTGTGGCGGGCAAGGCGACCGGATCCTGCGGCGAATTCAGCATTTATCGGCTGGCCGGCTCGCAGGCGGACCACTTCGAAGCCCTGTTCCGTCTGCTGTGGCAGGAACTGGGCGGCACGTTGGGGCGCGGGTTCCAGAACGGGCGGGTACCGGCAAAGACCGAGGTCCTGGCCTGGCATGATTCGCCGGTGCTGGCCGATGTCATTCGTCAGATCAACAAGCACAGCAACAACGTCATGGCGCGCATGACCTTGCTGACCTTGGCGGCCGACCTGAACGGCCCTGGCGCTACGCCCGAAAGCGGCGATCGCGCCGTGCAGCAGGTGCTCACGCGCCAGAAGATCGATCTCACCGGCTGGGTGCTGGACAACGGCTCCGGTCTGTCGCGTCAGGGACGGGTGACGGCGCAAGGGCTCGCGCAGATGCTGGATGTCGCCTGGCGCTCGCCGCTGATGCCGGAGTTTGTCTCGTCCCTGTCGATTGCGGGGATGGACGGCACGATGCGCAAACGGCTGCGCTCGGCGGACACCCGGGGCCAGGCCCACATGAAGACCGGCACGCTGAAGGATTCCCGCGCGCTGGCCGGCTATGTGCGGGGTGTCAGCGGTAAACGCTATATCGTGGTCAGTCTGGTCAACCACCCCGGCGCTGCGGCGGTGCGGCCCTTCGACGACGAAATCGTGCGCTGGTTGGCGAACCGCTGA
- a CDS encoding phage holin family protein has product MGALGHALVDLAAQSAALIGTRLELFSLEARDARDRLLCRLALLLASAIFLLLALLVATLAIALAYWPTEHRFLALGLLALLYAVLGIALAGCLVWRARRDPDPFAVTIDVLREDAQSLGRGVGGSGGANPAPGASVSPSGTGDETGRRADRGQPPEVTP; this is encoded by the coding sequence ATGGGGGCGCTTGGACACGCATTGGTGGATCTGGCTGCGCAGAGCGCGGCCCTGATCGGAACGCGCCTCGAACTCTTCAGCCTCGAGGCGCGGGATGCCCGTGATCGCTTGCTGTGCCGTCTGGCGCTGCTGCTCGCTTCGGCGATCTTCCTGCTGCTGGCGCTGCTGGTGGCGACACTGGCGATTGCGCTGGCGTACTGGCCGACCGAACACCGCTTTCTGGCACTGGGTCTGCTGGCGCTGCTGTATGCCGTGCTGGGCATCGCCCTGGCCGGGTGCCTGGTGTGGCGTGCGCGGCGGGATCCCGATCCTTTTGCAGTCACAATCGATGTCCTGCGCGAGGACGCCCAGTCGCTGGGGCGCGGCGTGGGCGGCTCGGGTGGGGCGAACCCCGCCCCGGGCGCTTCCGTCAGCCCGTCGGGCACTGGCGATGAAACCGGCCGCCGCGCGGATCGTGGCCAACCTCCGGAGGTGACGCCATGA
- the queA gene encoding tRNA preQ1(34) S-adenosylmethionine ribosyltransferase-isomerase QueA, with amino-acid sequence MPNTPVASDLDISDFDYHLPPELIAQHPAERRDASRLLHLDAGGGLHDRQFTDLPALLRAGDLLVFNDTRVIKARLRGHKASGGQVEVLIERILDPQHALAHIRASKSPRPGTRLILADGAFEAEVTGREDALFELAFPDAVLDLLERHGSVPLPPYITHRADSDDESRYQTVYADKPGAVAAPTAGLHFDEAMLDRLRAQGIDTAFVTLHVGAGTFQPVRVTHIRDHIMHAERYVVPAETLRKIRETRARGGRVIAVGTTSVRSLEAAAHEGDGEHATEGDTRIFITPGYRFAHVDALITNFHLPQSTLLMLVSALAGMEPIRRAYEHAVQSRYRFFSYGDAMFIEAAQTSPAQTP; translated from the coding sequence ATGCCCAATACCCCAGTCGCGTCCGACCTGGACATCTCCGACTTCGACTACCACCTGCCCCCCGAACTCATCGCCCAGCACCCCGCCGAACGGCGTGATGCCAGCCGGCTGCTGCATCTGGACGCGGGCGGTGGCCTGCATGACCGGCAATTCACAGACCTGCCGGCGCTGCTGCGGGCCGGCGACCTGCTGGTCTTCAATGACACCCGCGTCATCAAGGCGCGCCTGCGGGGCCACAAGGCCAGCGGCGGCCAGGTCGAAGTCCTGATCGAGCGCATCCTCGACCCCCAGCATGCCCTGGCCCACATCCGGGCCAGCAAGTCGCCTCGCCCGGGTACCCGCCTGATACTGGCCGACGGCGCCTTCGAGGCCGAGGTCACCGGCCGCGAGGATGCCCTCTTCGAGCTGGCGTTCCCCGACGCCGTGCTGGACCTGCTGGAGCGCCACGGCAGCGTGCCTCTGCCCCCCTACATCACCCATCGGGCCGACAGCGACGACGAGTCCCGCTATCAGACGGTCTATGCCGACAAGCCCGGCGCGGTCGCCGCACCCACAGCCGGCCTGCACTTCGATGAGGCCATGCTCGATCGCCTGCGGGCCCAGGGCATCGACACCGCCTTCGTTACGCTGCATGTGGGCGCGGGGACGTTCCAGCCGGTGCGCGTGACGCACATCCGCGACCACATCATGCATGCCGAACGCTATGTCGTGCCCGCCGAGACCTTGCGCAAGATCCGCGAGACCCGTGCCCGGGGTGGACGCGTGATCGCCGTGGGCACCACCAGCGTCCGGTCCCTCGAGGCCGCCGCGCACGAAGGCGACGGCGAGCACGCGACCGAGGGCGACACCCGGATCTTCATCACGCCCGGCTATCGTTTCGCCCACGTCGATGCGCTGATCACCAATTTTCACCTGCCGCAGTCGACCCTGCTGATGCTGGTGTCGGCGCTCGCCGGCATGGAACCCATCCGGCGCGCCTACGAGCACGCCGTACAATCGCGCTACCGATTCTTCAGCTACGGCGACGCCATGTTCATCGAGGCCGCCCAGACCTCCCCTGCCCAGACCCCATGA
- a CDS encoding lytic transglycosylase domain-containing protein, with amino-acid sequence MSAGPISERLLHGVRAVLYPVGEFVHVSAIYLGLAVLTTLGLSLVLPSMRQQSQQLHEVVLAMFQAHDTGYAPIDTDSWSPPVDLTQAPDVTAPAASESAGSVAGATTGSPAGPAAQTPAPVAQHPRLASANADFFQALAASMRDQPIPGVSAGQAQGLRSYLARKYRIASSVAGALARTAFIIGKEFNVDPQLLLAVIAIESRYNPFVESAVGAQGLMQIMGSVHRDKLRTSGGPAAIFNPVVNIRIGTQILADCIRRRGSIEGGLACYVGASGPDDGGYGASVLAERRRIALASGIPLGKK; translated from the coding sequence ATGTCCGCCGGGCCGATTTCTGAACGGCTGCTGCATGGCGTGCGCGCCGTGCTGTACCCCGTGGGCGAATTCGTTCACGTCAGTGCCATCTATCTGGGTCTGGCGGTCCTGACCACGCTGGGCCTGAGCCTGGTGCTGCCGTCAATGCGCCAGCAGTCCCAGCAGCTGCATGAAGTCGTGCTTGCCATGTTTCAGGCCCACGACACGGGTTACGCGCCCATCGACACGGACAGCTGGTCGCCGCCTGTGGACCTGACTCAGGCGCCGGACGTCACCGCCCCCGCCGCCTCGGAATCCGCCGGATCCGTTGCCGGGGCGACAACCGGATCCCCGGCGGGACCTGCCGCCCAGACACCCGCACCCGTTGCCCAGCATCCGCGGCTTGCCTCGGCCAACGCGGATTTTTTCCAGGCGCTGGCGGCCAGCATGCGTGATCAGCCCATCCCCGGCGTGTCCGCGGGCCAGGCGCAGGGGCTGCGCAGCTACCTGGCACGCAAATACCGGATTGCCTCTAGTGTCGCGGGGGCGCTGGCCCGCACGGCCTTCATCATCGGCAAGGAATTCAACGTCGATCCGCAACTGCTGCTGGCGGTGATCGCCATCGAATCGCGCTACAACCCCTTCGTCGAAAGCGCGGTCGGTGCCCAGGGCCTGATGCAGATCATGGGCAGCGTCCATCGGGACAAGCTGCGGACCAGCGGCGGGCCGGCCGCGATCTTCAACCCCGTCGTCAATATCCGGATCGGCACCCAGATTCTGGCCGACTGCATCCGCCGCCGCGGTTCGATCGAAGGCGGCCTGGCGTGCTATGTGGGTGCGTCGGGGCCCGACGACGGCGGCTACGGCGCCAGTGTCCTGGCGGAACGGCGCCGGATCGCGCTGGCGTCCGGCATTCCGTTGGGCAAGAAATAA
- the yajC gene encoding preprotein translocase subunit YajC, whose protein sequence is MSLVDTLTLIPAQAAAGEPNALMSMLPIILMFVILYFLMIRPQMKRQKDHKKMVETLSKGDEVILSGGLLGKINKVSDSYLTVEIAQAGDKAVESIVQRSAVTSVLPKGTIKSL, encoded by the coding sequence ATGTCCCTCGTTGACACCCTGACCCTGATTCCGGCCCAGGCCGCCGCTGGCGAACCGAACGCGCTGATGAGCATGCTGCCCATCATCCTGATGTTCGTCATCCTCTACTTCCTGATGATCCGCCCGCAGATGAAGCGCCAGAAGGATCACAAAAAAATGGTCGAAACGCTGTCCAAGGGTGACGAGGTCATCCTGTCCGGCGGCCTGCTGGGCAAGATCAACAAGGTCAGCGACAGCTACCTGACGGTCGAAATCGCCCAAGCGGGTGACAAGGCCGTGGAATCCATCGTTCAGCGCAGCGCCGTCACGTCCGTGCTGCCCAAGGGCACGATCAAGTCGCTCTGA
- the secD gene encoding protein translocase subunit SecD yields MNRYPLWKYLIVLAALIIGVLYTLPNLYGESPAVQIAGAKTSAKVDQETLTRADQILSQAHITPTASTFEMNGPVGSVRLRFDTTDTQLKAKDILDKALNPDSQNPDYTVALNLMSASPNWLTSLGAHPMYLGLDLRGGVHFLLQVDLQGALNSRYDSMAGEARSTLRDHKLKSEDVERNQQSVRATFATQDERDAAIDILRRAMPEMVFTSNQSGNTWLLEGQLNPTSITQVQNNALKQNIQTLHNRINELGVAEPVIQQQGGDRIIVQLPGVQDVAKAKEILGRTATLEIHMVDDSPSAVAALTAGRVPFGLVKYTDRDGRPLLLRRQVILTGENLQDAQPGRDSQTQQPTVNLTLDSKGARIFRDVTRDNIGKRMAIVLFENGKGEVVTAPVIRSEIPGGQVQISGSMSAQEAADVALLLRAGALAAPMHIIEERTIGPSLGAANIKQGFDSTLYGFAAIAVFIILYYHLFGLFSTLGLSFNVLLLLAVLSMLQATLTLPGIAAIALTLGMAIDANVLINERIREELRLGLPPQQAIHLGFDRAWATIFDSNLTSLIVGVALLTFGTGPVRGFAVVHVTGILTSMFSSVVGVRALANLWYGRQRKLKSISIGQIWKPKQD; encoded by the coding sequence ATGAACCGCTACCCCCTCTGGAAGTATCTGATCGTGCTGGCCGCCCTCATCATTGGGGTGCTGTACACGCTGCCCAACCTCTACGGCGAATCGCCCGCCGTCCAGATCGCGGGGGCCAAGACGTCAGCCAAGGTCGATCAGGAAACCCTGACGCGCGCCGACCAGATCCTCAGCCAGGCGCACATCACGCCTACGGCCAGTACCTTCGAGATGAACGGTCCGGTCGGATCCGTGCGCCTGCGTTTCGACACCACCGACACGCAGCTCAAGGCCAAGGACATCCTGGACAAGGCGCTCAATCCCGATTCGCAGAACCCGGACTACACGGTCGCGCTGAACCTGATGTCGGCCTCGCCGAACTGGCTGACGTCCCTGGGCGCCCACCCGATGTATCTGGGCCTGGACCTGCGCGGCGGGGTGCATTTCCTGCTGCAGGTCGATCTTCAGGGCGCGCTGAACAGCCGCTACGATTCCATGGCGGGCGAAGCCCGCAGTACGCTGCGCGACCACAAACTGAAGTCCGAGGACGTCGAGCGCAACCAGCAGTCCGTGCGCGCCACCTTCGCCACACAGGACGAACGTGACGCCGCCATCGATATCCTGCGCCGCGCCATGCCGGAAATGGTCTTCACAAGCAACCAGTCGGGCAACACCTGGCTGCTGGAGGGCCAGCTCAACCCGACCTCGATCACCCAGGTGCAGAACAACGCCCTGAAACAGAACATCCAGACGCTGCACAACCGGATCAACGAACTGGGCGTGGCCGAACCGGTCATCCAGCAGCAGGGCGGCGACCGCATCATCGTTCAGCTGCCCGGTGTGCAGGACGTCGCCAAGGCCAAGGAAATCCTGGGCCGCACCGCCACGCTGGAAATCCACATGGTGGATGATTCCCCATCGGCCGTGGCCGCATTGACCGCCGGTCGCGTGCCCTTTGGGCTGGTGAAATACACCGACCGCGACGGCCGCCCCCTGCTGCTGCGCCGCCAGGTCATCCTGACGGGCGAGAACCTGCAGGACGCCCAACCTGGCCGTGATTCCCAGACCCAGCAACCGACCGTCAACCTGACGCTGGACTCGAAAGGCGCACGCATCTTCCGCGACGTGACGCGCGACAACATCGGCAAGCGCATGGCCATCGTGCTGTTCGAGAACGGCAAGGGCGAGGTCGTCACAGCGCCCGTGATCCGCTCTGAAATCCCGGGCGGCCAGGTGCAGATTTCCGGCAGCATGTCCGCCCAGGAAGCCGCCGACGTGGCACTGCTGCTGCGCGCCGGCGCCCTGGCGGCGCCCATGCACATCATCGAGGAACGCACCATCGGCCCCAGCCTGGGCGCAGCCAACATCAAACAGGGCTTCGATTCCACCCTGTATGGCTTTGCCGCCATCGCGGTCTTCATCATCCTGTATTACCACCTCTTTGGCCTTTTCTCGACGCTGGGCCTGAGCTTCAACGTGCTGCTGCTGCTTGCCGTCCTGTCCATGCTGCAGGCCACGCTGACGCTGCCCGGCATCGCCGCCATCGCCCTGACTCTGGGGATGGCCATCGACGCCAACGTGCTGATCAACGAGCGCATCCGAGAGGAATTACGCCTGGGCCTGCCGCCACAACAGGCGATCCACCTGGGCTTCGACCGCGCGTGGGCGACGATTTTCGACTCCAACCTGACCAGCCTGATCGTGGGGGTGGCGCTGCTGACCTTCGGCACCGGGCCTGTTCGCGGCTTCGCCGTCGTGCACGTCACCGGGATCCTGACCTCGATGTTCTCGTCCGTGGTCGGTGTACGCGCTCTGGCCAACCTGTGGTACGGACGCCAGCGCAAGCTCAAATCGATCTCGATCGGACAGATCTGGAAACCCAAGCAAGACTAA